The window TGCATTGGTATTTTCAAATATATACAAAACTTTTTTCTGTTCTTCTTCTGATAAATCGCTTATACGTTCCATAAACTTTGCGTTTACTCTTACAAGCTTTTTTTCACCTTTAATGTAGGGTTTATCTTCCTCGTGTGCAAGCACTTGGACTTCATGTAATTCGTCAAGGATATCTTTAATGCTGCTGATATGGTCAATATCCTGGTGTGTAACTATAATTTTATCAAGACGTTCGGGTGGCACGCCAGCATCTTCCATTGCTTTTTTAATTACTGGTAAATTACCTGCCAATCCCGCATCGACCAAAATAGCTGTATTTTCATCCCATATGAGAGTTGGATAAATTGTACTTTCTCTTCCCATCAGGTTCATAGGTATTTCTATCATCTCTATTCCATCTGCTATTTTCACTTGTATCGCTCCATTTTATATCAATCTTGACTGTCTAAATTTTCAAGTATTTTAAGCGCATAATCTCTCATTACATCGCTTTTAAAGATTATGAGCTTCTGATTTTTGTCTCTTCCGAAGACTACTAAATTATCTCCAGGTTTAATATCAAATCTATCTCTAGCTTCTTTAGGAATAACGATTTGTCCTCTCTCTTACCTTAACACTGCCCTAAAATGGTGATCCTTATAATTTCCCATGACGGTATCTCCTCTTTATTTACAGAATCGAATTTAACATATGTTGTATGTTAAATCATGTATTTCATACAATTCATATTTAAACAAGTATATTCTTGAATCAGTACTTAAATCTTACGATCCAAATTTACAAATTAATGGATGAAAACAGAGAAAAAAACATTAAATAACAAAAAATTGATTGAAAATAATTAAAAGTAATATTTAAAAATAAAAAATGAATTAATCTTGACTATCTAAGTCTTCAAGTATTTTAAGCGCAAAATCTCTCATTACATTCTCTTTTACAATTACAAGCTTTTGGTTTTTATCTTTTCCAAAGACTACCAGGCTGTCTCCAGGTTTAATATCAAATGTATCCCTGGCTTCTTTAGGAATAACTATTTGTCCACGTTCACCAACTTTAACACTGCCGAAAAAATGATTATCCTTATAACTTCCCATAATATATTCCTCCATCATTTCATATAAGTAATATTTATCATACAATTCATATCTAAACTACTATATCCAAGAGTCTTTATTTAAACTTTGTGGAGCTAGAATACTGAAATTTGCGATAGAATTTTAAATTAATGTATTTTAAATCCAATATTTTCTTTAAAAATATTCCAAACTAGAAATATATCATTTTTATTTAATTACATGTTAATTCAAAAATTTTACTTATCTGTAGATTAATATAATCAGTTAAGAAAATTACATTTTTCTATTAAAATAAATTAGACCTACAAAATATCTGATATTTTCAAATGTATAATATTTTCTATGCTGAAAATATTAAAAAAAACAATATACTTATAAAGTTTGAAATATGATAAATGTAAAAGTATAAAAGCCCAAAATTCCAATAAGAGCATAAATTATTAGGAACAATAAACTTTTGGAAATGAATACATGGAATACGAAAATGCCCAGAAATTAAAGGAAAAACTGTTAGATGATCATGATGGAATAGCCCTTGAGGATCTAATAAATGGAAACGAAATTGTCACTGATAGCGGCACTTGTTACGATATAGAAAACCGATCCACGCTTAAATTTAATATGTTACATCAAGAAAAAGCAAAAGAAAAAATTTTATCAGATTTAAAACTATTAAATGGAATTGGAGTATCAAGGGAACTAAAATTGCAGAGTGAAGGGTACAAAACTATTGAAGACCTAGTGGAGCATGAAAGGTTTGGTATGGAGGCATCTAATTTATTAAAAATTGTTAATGGGTGCAACAAATGTGATATATCTGATAGGATCTCAGAATGTTACCCAAAATCACATCCTATGTCCTTATTTTCATCTAGTTTTTCTAATGATGAAGATTTCATCTTTTTAGATATAGAAACTCTGGGATTTAGTAACGTTCCCATAATCCTTTTAGGTGTTGCCAAGCTTCATGGAAATGAGATATGCGTAAACCAGTACCTGTCACGGAGTGTAGGGGAAGAAAGTGCAGTTTTAGATGCTTTCTCATCTCATGTTGAAGATGAAAGTGTATTTGTAACATTTAATGGGCAGACATTTGATATTCCTTATATTCGAAACAGAATGAAATATTTCGGCATTAAAAAGAATTTAAACATGCCTCACTTTGATTTACTTCACTTTTCACGGCGTACATGGAGTGATGAATTACCAAACTGCCAGTTAACAACAATTGAAAACCATTTATTTGGTATAGAACGAATAGATGACGTACCAAGTGGATTAGTACCTGCATTTTATAAGACCTACATTAAAACTCAAAATATTGGACCTTTAGTTCCAATAATTGAGCACAACAGACAGGATATAATTACTCTGGCATTGATATTCTCCAGACTACATGCTGAATATTCTACATATTAACCACTTGAGATCTATATATTTACTAGAATAATTCATAAATCAGTTCCCATATAAATTATTACAAAATTACACTTAACATATTTATATCATGCACTTGTCTCAGTTATGGAGGCGGAAATATGAATAGTAAACCTATCAAAATTTTATTAATAGAAGATAACAGAGAAGATGCTGTAATCATAAGGGAAATGTTAAAAGAAACACCAAATATCTCGTTTGAATTAAATCATGTTGATAGACTTAAAAATGGATTTGAAAGTCTTTTTAATGACACATTTGATGTTTTACTCCTTGATTTAAATTTACCTGATAGCTGGGGATTTGATACTTTTATTAGAACTTATGATCAGACCCCGGAGTTACCTATAGTAATTATGAGTGGATTTGATGATGAAGATATTGCTGTTAAGGCTGTTCGTGAAGGTGCACAGGATTATCTAATTAAAGGACAGATCGACGGTCGGTTGTTGGCTCGTTCAATTTCTTACGCTATTGAACGTAAAGAAACTGAAAAAGAATTAATGAAAAGCCATAAAGATCAAAGAGAACTGATTGAATGGCATGAAAAAGAACTGCTTGAAACAGAAAGAAAACTGCAGGAAGAAATTGAAGAAAAGGAAAATGTAGAAAATAAATTGATTGATGCGCTCAAAACTGTAGAAATAGAAAGATCAAAACTGGATACTCTAATCAACAATTTATCTGTTGGAATTTTAATTGTAGAAGCCGCTTCGGGTAAACCTCTTATTAAAAATAAAAAATTGGAGGATATCTGGGTTGATTGTTTAGAGATAGAAGAACTTGCTGAATACTGCTATTACAATTGCTCCCATCCTGATGGGAGGCCCTATGAACTTGAAGACTGGCCATTAACACGTTCTATTACAAACGGTGAAGAAGTTGAAGAAGAAAAGATCATTATTTCAAAGGAAGACGGTACAAAAAGCATAGTAATTAGTAGTTCTGTACCCATACGTGATACTAACGGCCAGATAGTAATGGGAATGTCTATTTTCTCAGATGGAGATTAATTTAATTATTTATATTTATTTTGGGCTAGGATATCTAGACCTTGAAAATTTAGAAACTCTATGGCTGATTTTGATGATTCTAAAATTAGTCAAGTATGTCTAGACATCCCATTTAATTTAAGTAATTCCAATTATAAAATAATTACTACTTTTTAATTTTAAAGTATGATATTATAAGTTAATTTTAAAAATTAAATAAAACAATTTTAACTTATTTTAAGCACTGTAACCAATTATTATTTATTCCAATTTTTTAAGAGCTGCTTCAGTAAATGCAGGAATATCATCAGGTCCACGACTTGAAATTATATTGCCATCTTCAACAACTTCCCTGTTTACATACTCTGCTCCAGCATTTTTAATATCCTGAACAATAGATTTCCACCCGGCTACTTTTCGTCCTTCAATAACCTGGGCTGTAATTAAAAGCTGAGGAGCATGACAAATTGCAAAAACTGGCTTATCACTTTCAACAAATTCTTTCACAAACTCCACTACATTCTCATCTTCTCTTAGTTTATCTGGAGAACATCCACCTGGAATAAAGATCGCGTCAAAATCATTTACTGATACATCTCCTGCTGATTTATCAACAATGACTTTTGTTTTTTCTTCTTTTCCTCCTACTGTTTGTCCTCTTTTTAATCCTATATGAGTTAATTCATGCCCCTTTTCTTTAAAAGATTTTGAAGGTTTAGTATATTCTATATCTTCAAATTTTGGTCCTATTAAAACTCCTATTTTGCTCATTTAATTCACTCCTGCTTCTCTATATTAATTTCCAATATGTTGTTATTAATTTTATACTTAATATTATTAAAATAAATCGTGCATAACTTAAATAGATTAATTAACTCACAATTAACACTGCAAATATAATTAAACTAAATAGAATTAATTTTTAAAATTAAATCTTTAAATCTGTTTATAAGTTTAATACACTTTTAAAATATTAAAAGCACGCCCCACATAAATACGTTTTTGC is drawn from Methanobacterium bryantii and contains these coding sequences:
- a CDS encoding MBL fold metallo-hydrolase — protein: MKIADGIEMIEIPMNLMGRESTIYPTLIWDENTAILVDAGLAGNLPVIKKAMEDAGVPPERLDKIIVTHQDIDHISSIKDILDELHEVQVLAHEEDKPYIKGEKKLVRVNAKFMERISDLSEEEQKKVLYIFENTNAPVDITLADGEELADCGGIIVIHTPGHTPGHICLYHKATKTLIVGDAMNISEGQLVGTNNLVLTEEDAKTAAASLKKFEKYDVENVITYHGGLFNDNPNQKIKEFNKDEA
- a CDS encoding AbrB/MazE/SpoVT family DNA-binding domain-containing protein codes for the protein MVIPKEARDRFDIKPGDNLVVFGRDKNQKLIIFKSDVMRDYALKILENLDSQD
- a CDS encoding AbrB/MazE/SpoVT family DNA-binding domain-containing protein produces the protein MGSYKDNHFFGSVKVGERGQIVIPKEARDTFDIKPGDSLVVFGKDKNQKLVIVKENVMRDFALKILEDLDSQD
- a CDS encoding ribonuclease H-like domain-containing protein, with the protein product MEYENAQKLKEKLLDDHDGIALEDLINGNEIVTDSGTCYDIENRSTLKFNMLHQEKAKEKILSDLKLLNGIGVSRELKLQSEGYKTIEDLVEHERFGMEASNLLKIVNGCNKCDISDRISECYPKSHPMSLFSSSFSNDEDFIFLDIETLGFSNVPIILLGVAKLHGNEICVNQYLSRSVGEESAVLDAFSSHVEDESVFVTFNGQTFDIPYIRNRMKYFGIKKNLNMPHFDLLHFSRRTWSDELPNCQLTTIENHLFGIERIDDVPSGLVPAFYKTYIKTQNIGPLVPIIEHNRQDIITLALIFSRLHAEYSTY
- a CDS encoding response regulator, coding for MNSKPIKILLIEDNREDAVIIREMLKETPNISFELNHVDRLKNGFESLFNDTFDVLLLDLNLPDSWGFDTFIRTYDQTPELPIVIMSGFDDEDIAVKAVREGAQDYLIKGQIDGRLLARSISYAIERKETEKELMKSHKDQRELIEWHEKELLETERKLQEEIEEKENVENKLIDALKTVEIERSKLDTLINNLSVGILIVEAASGKPLIKNKKLEDIWVDCLEIEELAEYCYYNCSHPDGRPYELEDWPLTRSITNGEEVEEEKIIISKEDGTKSIVISSSVPIRDTNGQIVMGMSIFSDGD
- a CDS encoding type 1 glutamine amidotransferase domain-containing protein; its protein translation is MSKIGVLIGPKFEDIEYTKPSKSFKEKGHELTHIGLKRGQTVGGKEEKTKVIVDKSAGDVSVNDFDAIFIPGGCSPDKLREDENVVEFVKEFVESDKPVFAICHAPQLLITAQVIEGRKVAGWKSIVQDIKNAGAEYVNREVVEDGNIISSRGPDDIPAFTEAALKKLE